DNA from Eucalyptus grandis isolate ANBG69807.140 chromosome 5, ASM1654582v1, whole genome shotgun sequence:
GAACCTTCTAGGACTCATTCAAATCAAGTCGCGGCTTACATACCAACGGATATACGCGAGGTCAAGTTTGACCAACTCGACTTCCCCATATGAAATTTCCAAAAGACTACcgtaaaaatttcttttccaagcCGAATTCAACACGCATTTTTcacttaatattcttttttcttttctcatttcattttccaaattgtttttttttttcgaaatttgtTAGCAGTTAATGGTCCGGTAACCGATGGGTGGGACCCGCGGGCaggaaaaattggagaaaaaaaaaaaaaaccgaaggTTGTCATGTCGGTGGAAATtgccaaaagaaattaaaaacgaGCAAcagaaaaagggaggaaaatatGGAGGCGATTgcccggcaaaaaaaaaaaaaattcataaaaagaggaaaaaggaaattaaaaaaaaatattaaatctcAAGACACCCCCACTCTCAACGATTCCATTTCcgtcctccttctcctcctactcctttctccatctccatctccatctctttctctctctatccatCTTTCCTTTTGGAATCCTTCAAAATCCGATTTTGTCAAAGCGTTCAAACTCAACGCTCGCTTGCCGTTTCTGGGTTCGAATTGGAATCGAGGCAAGGGAGGAAATGAATGGAGATTGAAGGCTGAACAGTGAGAGCGACTTTCGCCCGCTGTCCACTCTCTCTTTCTGCGAGGGATCGTCGCTTCAGGTCCTCTCTGAAGCTCTTTCGCCTTGCTTTTTATCCTGCACCTTGCTTTCTGTCGTTTTTTAGCTTCTGGGTCGTCTTGGGTTGAGGCGGTGATGCTCGTCAAAGTCGCCTAGAGCGCTGGCTTCTGTTGACTGGGCTCTGGGTTCGGTGGAGATTGATGAAAAGAATCGGGGGGGGACTTGGTTGAGTAGCGCGCTGGGTTTGCAGTGGAGAACGAGTGAGTTTAGGAATGTGCTGGGTCTGGATGATTTAGGAGTTTGAGAAAATTTTCGTTACGTACGAAAGAACTTGAAATGTCGAGTTCAAGGCTTCACTTCTTCTTGAGCTCTTTGATGGGTGGGTGTAGATATGTGAATTGAACTTGGTATAAGCATCTGCATGTTAACTCTGTTCGTGAAGAACTTTGAGTGCAGAATGGGCACGGTTTAGTCACAGTCGTTGTTGAATTTGGTCAAGGTTATGAACTGGGAACTATAAGCTTTTGACGTTTGATTTTAAGATATTGCTACCCGTTTTGTTGATAACAATTTCTTGAGTAAGTGAGGATTGTGTTTCAAGCTACTGATTGGAACTTGTGCTTAAAAGTTCTAGTAAATGCTGGATCTTCAAGATTTGCTGTTGCTCTTTGTTGAAATCTGTAACCGGGATGGGTTGTAAGTGCTCCAAGCTATTCGTCTGTTTCCAAGGTTCAGAACAAGGTTCAGCAGCCCCTGAGGTCAAGGGCATTGGTGAGTGGATTATGTTTCTACTTTGTTCATTTACTGGTTTGATCAATTGTGGTAAGTGAGAATGTCGTCTGTGTGCAGAAGATGAGCAGAAAGTTGAACTTGATGGTTTGCCTCCTTTTCAAGAATACACGTTTGATCAGCTCAGGAAGGCAACATCTTGGTTTGCTGTTGAAAACATTGTGTCTGAACATGGGGAAAAGGCGCCAAATGTGGTCTACAAAGGAAAACTGGAAAATCAAGTGCGAATTGCTGTAAAGCGCTTTAACAGATCATCTTGGCCTGATGCCAGGCAGTTCATTGTATGTTGTGTCTCCCTCTAATATAAAATTACTATGATTCGGTCCTGAAGATATTTTTGTTATGCCAGTCACTCTGACTGGTGAAGTTTCAATATAGTGCtgcaataataaattttagtcGCTTTGGCTCTATGGGAGCCCATGGCTGTGTCATGCTGACGTCCGAGCGAcctaaagttaaaaaaatttacaatggAGCATTTTTCTGGCTACCTGTGACTGAGTTCTAATCTTATATTATAGGAAGAATCAAGAGCTGTTGGGCAGCTCCGTAACCAAAGGTTGGCAAATTTAATTGGTTGCTGCTGTGAAGGTGATGAGAGGTTACTCGTTGCGGAATATATGCCCAATGACACATTACCAAAACATCTTTTTCATTGTAAGTTTGTGTCTCATGGCTACATTGAttcattttccttcatatacatatataccTGTGAATCTAAAATGTCTAACTTGTTCTACTCGAGCCGTCTATCAGTACCTCTCGTTTTGGGTATCCACTCCATATATTGGTAATTGTCAATGAAGTTGTAAATGGTGTTCAATTGATAATATGTGTTCGTGCGTGCGTGTCCCTCTATTTGGGTGATTTCGACCTTGGCATCTCCAAATGGATGTCttacattttattaatttttaacgtggattttttctttagaaaaaaatcatttctttgaacttttgtgtTTCCTTTCTCCTCATCACTCCTCAGTGTTAGCCCAGTCAAATTCTTTGGCCTGTTTATATGAGATAACTGGACCTAGGTGAAACTGGTTTTGGGTACTGGCAATTTTTAGTCCCCGGTACAGTATTATCCTTTTTAGCAACATTCTCCTTTCTTTCTGCATTTGgtttcattgttttctttaaCCTTTTAAGAGAGTTGGTACATAATGGAAGACTGAATTTGGAGTATGTTTTGACTCAGGGGATACACAGCCCATGAAATGGGCAATGCGGCTAAGGGTGGCTTTGTATCTTGCACAAGCTTTAGAATATTGTACTAGCAAAGGACATGATCTTTATCATGATCTGAATGCTTATAGAATCCTTTTTGATGGGGTAAGCATGAAGTTTTCAGCTACAATCAAGTTAATACAATATAATCTTACAAAATGCCATTTCTCAGGAGGGCAACCCTAGACTTTCATCGTTTGGTCTTATGAAGAACAGCAAAACTGGAAAAAGCTACAGTACAAACTTGGCCTTTGCTCCTCCTGAGTATCTGAGGACAGGTATGAAAAATGCATGTAAATGTGTGACAGGCCCTTTCTGACTCTAAATGAAGCAGTTGCTTTTGTATTTGGACATAAATGGTATGGACATGTGTAAGCTTGTCTATCAAGTGCCATTCTTTTTACTCTTTAAGAGATTTAACAGCTGTTCAAGCTGTCAAGTAATGGATGCACTTGAATATTCGGTAATATACTGGTGATTTTGAGGTCACTCTGGAGGAGGAAAGGCTGATGAAATGGATTGAGCTCTTTACGAGTGTCTTCAGAGACTTATGATCATCATGTGttcttctctaaatttttagtttgaaaaACTAATACAGATTGCTATCTGACTCTTCTTGATGGTTATTGCAACAAAAGGATGTTGTTCACCATTAATGCGTTGGACATGCCTCTCGACACTGATCAGGTGGACCATAAATTTTCATTGATGAGTTATTGTATCATCCTTGTGTTCTGCAGGACGCGTCGTTCCTGAAAGTGTGATGTTTAGCTTTGGTACTGTTTTGCTAGACCTTGTTAGTGGAAAGAAGATTCCTCCAAGCCGTGTAAGTTGCTTCCTGAAGAAGGCAATTGCGACTAAGCAAATTTATCACTCcttgttatttcttttattataaaagTGAGTTTAGGAGTAGGTCATGTTGTAGTTAATTTTTAAACCCAAAGAGGACACAAAGAATACTCTGATTGTGTTTCTTTGATAAATGTGTACGGTTATCAAAGTCAAAAACTGGTTCCTCATCAAGTTATTACAAATTTTAGATACCTGCAGATGAGCTCTTTTTTTTAGTGGTGTtagttttcctttcctttccttttttgccaGAATAAGTGGTGGTAGTTAAAACAGGCTGGTACTCTGCAGGGTTTGAAGTTGGTTCAAGTGCCATGagataaaaacattttaattttgcttgaaaaaaaaaggagcagtGAGTACAGCACAATATATTTCACATAGCAGGTCTCCTCAAAGTTCATTCACATGCTAATGATTGCACATAGTGTGCTGTAAATCATATTGACCTGGTGTCAGAGTCTATTCAGTAATTTGGTCGCTGTTATCTCACCGTGACGGCTTAAGCGGCTGCCTTCTGACATCACATTAAACCAAAATCTTTggttttgacccatttttagcCAATATTATGCTGTCCGAATCAAAATTACAGTGATTGTATAAATTCCTATCCTAAAACTTGCTTAATTTGTAATCAGGCACTTGATCTAATACGGGACAAGAACGTTCAGATGCTCACGGATTCATGCCTGGAAGGTCAATTTTCAGAAGATGATCGCACAGCTTTATTGCGGTTAGCTTCACGTTGTTTACAATATGAACCCCGGGAGCGGCCAAATCCAAAGTCCCTAGTTGCTGTTCTGGTTCCTCTTCAGAAGGATATAGAGGTTGGTAATTTTAGTTTCCCCAATATCTTCAAGAATGTTGCCATCATGCGCAGTGCAATGTAAAAGAAATTATAGTTCAGAGCTATCTAAAGAATTTCCATGTCGAGAGAACAGCAGCTAAATAACTGGAATAGTAATTAGTATAAGCATGAAGAAAATGTGAATGCTGTACATCCTTAAAAGTTAAAGGTCACATTTTTTCAGTTGCACGTATGTTTAACTATAAACTTGGAAggccttaccaaaaaaaaaaaaaaaaaaaaaaactataaacttGGAAGATCATAAAAGCAATGTGAGTGTGCGTATAGGATGGTTTGCACATGTGTGTGCATGGGCGTGTGCTTTGGGCTGGGGAGTGAGCAATAATTTCTTGGAATCAATGATATGTAACTACACCTTATCCTCTCATCCCTTCTAATCTTTATGATGGTATGCAATGATACACTACACTGACTAGCAAGTGCGGTATGTTTTCCCCCTGATTTTGCTGGGTTGAGCTTTAATTAATCACTCTTCTCTTCAGGTCCCTTCTCATGTGTTGATGGGCATCCACCATGGTGATTCATCCCTAACCCTATCAGCTCTTGGTGAGGCATGTTCCAGGAAGGACTTGACTGCCATACATGAGGTCTTAGAAAAACTTGGATATAAAGATGATGAAGGAGCAGCTACAGAGGTTAGTTTCTGATTAGATAGGGGACATAAGGTCTGTTACTGCATCATCTGGGTACTGTAGGACCTTGCATAAAGTTATCCTGGAGAGGATTTTCTAGCCTGCTTCTCATTCCATCCCTCTCATTAGATAAGATAACACACTGGTTTTGATTAGAAATGCTACTATTCTGTTAGTATATGATGTCAAGTGAATTACCCAGGGTAAAATGCATCTTAGACAACAATATGTTGCTGGAAAATAACCTCTCTTTGCTGTCACTTGACCAAGAAATGAACCTATCGCTGCTATTggctttctatttatttttactcTCTATAACAAGTCACAATGCAGACAGTAATTACATGTTGCGAGTCGGGCTTCATAtcaaatatcatttacatgtccCGTGCCTGTCCCATCTCTTAAAATTGCTGGACTCTCCATTTTGTCCTGCTGCACCATGACTGGTGTTTAACCCCAATTATTGTAATGTGCAGCTTTCATTCCAGATGTGGACCAACCAGGTGCAGGATACTCTGAACTCAAAGAAGAAGGGTGATGCTGCTTTCCGGCATAAAGATTTTAGAGCTGCAATTGACTGCTATACTCAGGTTATTGCGATCTTCTTTTTTGATTTATAAGGTATCGAATAATGATCAATAACTAATATATAATAAAGTCACCCTTTTGGAGAAATTAGGGCTTACATGTTTTGGCTGGATAGGAGAATGTGTTTGTGTTTGTACTTAAGTGTTTGTTCATGTTTACCGGTGTCTTTTACAATTTGAGCTACTAGTTCTGTGACAGGCATCCTTCAATGTTGCTAGTTTATACTTTTTCCGTGAATTGTGAATACAACTGGGTATGGTTGCCCTTCAGTTTTCATTTGACCTGATAAATTTAAGCTACAGCCCCTTTAGAATGCACAGCTTATGATGATTCTCCTTGCTATCCAGTAGGTTTAATGTTGGTGTGACGTTCAGTGAATCTGAAGGCACATTCATCATGAATCTCATTGTTTCATTCAATTTTCAGTTCATTGAAGTCGGAACGATGGTGTCCCCAACTGTTTATGCACGGCGCAGTCTATCTCATCTCATGAGCAACATGCTGCAAGAAGCATTTGATGACGCAATGCAAGCTCAGGTGATATCTCCCGTCTGGCACATAGCATCCTATCTGCAAGCTGTAGCTCTTTTTATGATGGGGAGGGACAACGAGGCACAAGTGGCACTTGAAGAAGGTTCCGTCCTCGAAAGCAAAAGGAATGCTGGCGCATGACCTGGAAACTGCAAATTCAACATTAATTCGAAACAGCATAGAGATATTCctgtaaagaaagaaaagctttaAAACAGAATGAACCTGCTGGTTGCTCACTTGAGTAAACAGATACTAATCaaacacagaaaaaaaaaaccattgagTTGAACTGCACATATACCTCAGAGCCCGTGTATATGGTCGGTTAATACATGTCATCTTGAAGCATTCTTTTTTCACATTCCCAGTTAGGATGATCCGTTCTGTGTGCCGAGGCAAAGCAGGCATTCCATGAGAGGTGTGCCCTGGTACAATGTGTAAGTAGTGAATGTCCCGAATCGAGGCATTTTTCGGTAGTGTGTTGGGCGGCTGTCATTTTATACAGAGACTTCTCCATAGTTGAAAGGGTGAATTGCTATAGTTTTGAGAGAGATAGTTGCTAGTGCCTGTAACTTATGTACAGCACAATGGTTCATTTGTTCATGTTGAATTAACCGACTGTTTCTCTAGCAGcgttctctatttctctctttcaataAAGTTCTCTGTTGCTTTATGGTGCCATAAATCTATGTTCCGTAAATTGACATTTCTGGTAAGATGATGTCAATTTATCATATCCCTTGCTTGAACTTTGGATACACGACCCACAAGAAATCGATAGTCTTCCTCTCCGTGCGAAAGATGGTCTCCTGCTAAATATCAATCATCTGCTGCATATTATTATTTGCTTCTAATGTAGTTTTCGACGTCTTCCTGACATCCGAATCCATGTATGATGGCCGGAGAATAAGTTCTGTCTAGGGGTGCTATGATGAAAAAGGATAAGATTCTTCCACGTCAAGGATGAGGTAGTTTATAATACTGGTCGATAAGGAATAATATCTTCCGAAAAATAAGAATCGTTAAAGAGAT
Protein-coding regions in this window:
- the LOC104443804 gene encoding serine/threonine-protein kinase BSK7; this translates as MGCKCSKLFVCFQGSEQGSAAPEVKGIEDEQKVELDGLPPFQEYTFDQLRKATSWFAVENIVSEHGEKAPNVVYKGKLENQVRIAVKRFNRSSWPDARQFIEESRAVGQLRNQRLANLIGCCCEGDERLLVAEYMPNDTLPKHLFHWDTQPMKWAMRLRVALYLAQALEYCTSKGHDLYHDLNAYRILFDGEGNPRLSSFGLMKNSKTGKSYSTNLAFAPPEYLRTGRVVPESVMFSFGTVLLDLVSGKKIPPSRALDLIRDKNVQMLTDSCLEGQFSEDDRTALLRLASRCLQYEPRERPNPKSLVAVLVPLQKDIEVPSHVLMGIHHGDSSLTLSALGEACSRKDLTAIHEVLEKLGYKDDEGAATELSFQMWTNQVQDTLNSKKKGDAAFRHKDFRAAIDCYTQFIEVGTMVSPTVYARRSLSHLMSNMLQEAFDDAMQAQVISPVWHIASYLQAVALFMMGRDNEAQVALEEGSVLESKRNAGA